The Geoalkalibacter subterraneus genome contains the following window.
TCCCAGGGCGCGGGCGATGGAGCGCCCAAGACTGGTTTTACCCACGCCGGGCGGACCGACAAAACACAGGATCGGCCCCTTCATCTCTTTTTTGAGCTTGCGCACCGCGAGAAATTCGAGGATGCGTTCCTTGACTTTTTCCAGGTTGTAGTGATCTTCATCGAGCACGCCCCCTGCCTTGACCAGGTCGAGGTTGTCGCGCGTGCTTTTCTTCCACGGCAGCTCCACCAGCCATTCCAGGTAGGTGCGCTGCATGGAGTATTCGGCCGATTCGACGTGCATGGATTCCAGGCGGCGCAGTTGCTTTTCGGCCTCTTCACGCGCTTCTTTCGGCAAGCCGGCTTTCTTGAGTTTTTCACTCAGCTCGGCCACGTCCTGGGCGCGCTGGTCGGTATCCCCGAGTTCCGCCTGGATGGCGCGCAACTGCTCGCGCAGGAAATATTCCCGCTGGCTCTTGCCCATCTCCTCCTTGGCCTGGGTCTGGATCTCGGCCTGCATGGAGAGCAGCTCCAGTTCACGGGCAAGAATGTCCTTGATCCGCCGCAGGCGCTGCAGCGGATCGAGGATTTCCAGCACCTCCTGCGCCTCGACCACCTTGATCCCGACGTTGCTGGCGATAACGTCGGCCAGGCTGCCGGCATCCTCCATGTTCTCCACCACCACCATCACTTCGGGCGACACTTCGCGCCCGAGATTGACCGCCTGGGTCAACTGGTTGCGGACAGTGCGCATCAGGGCCTCGGTTTCCAGTGAAGAATCGACCTCCGGCTCTTCAAGTCTTTCCACATTGACACGGAACAGGGACTCCTGCTCGGTGAAGCCTGTAATGCGGGCGCGGCTCAGCCCCTGCACCAGAATCTTGACCCGTCCATCGGGCAGTTTGAGCATGCGCATGATCAGCGCAATCGTGCCGACGCCGTGGATATCGTCGACTTCCGGCTCTTCCTCGGCGAATTCGCGCTGAGCGGCGAGCATGATCAGGCGATCGCCGGCCAGCGCCTCCTCCACCGCCGCTATGGATTTCTCCCGGCCGACGAACAGCGGCAGAATCATATAGGGAAAGACCACCACGTCGCGCACCGGCAACAGCGGCAGGGTTTCAGGGATTACGATATCCTGTTGTTCAATCTTGTTTTTCAAAAAAAATTATCCTCCGGAGGACAGGGCCTGAAAAGAGTCCGTCCATGTTTTTGCCTATAAATGAATCCTGTCCCCCTGTTATGTCAAGAGGGAGTTGGGAACTCACCAAAAAAAGGCGGCCTCCCGCGTGGAAAGGCCGCCCCGTTGCTGTGATGTGATTCGTTCTGAGCGGAAGCCGCAATCAGCGCCGGGGTCCGGCCTGGGTGAAATCGAAGTCGTCGCTGTCCTTGATGTACTTCTTGAAATTGTCGATGAACATCCCGGCCAACCGGTTGGCGCTGTTATCGAAGTCTTCCTTGTTGGGCCAGGCATTGCGGGGATTGAGCAGCGCGCTGTCGACCCCCGGCAGAGCCTTGGGGATGTTCAGGCGGAACCAGCGGGTCTGCTCGAACTCGGCTTTTTCGATGCTGCCGTCGAGAATCGCGTTGACGCAGGCGCGGGTCGCCTTGATGCTCATGCGTTTGCCGACGCCGTAGCCGCCGCCGACCCATCCGGTATTGACCAGGTAGGCGTTGACATTGTGCTTCTCCATCTTTTCGCCCAGCAGCTTGGCATAGACGGTGGGGGGCAGCGGCAGAAAGGCTTCCCCGAAGCAGGCGGAGAAGGTCGCCTGCGGCTCGGTCACACCGCGTTCGGTACCGGCCACCTTGGCGGTATAGCCGCTCAGGAAGTAGTACATGGCCTGCTCTTTGGTCAGCTTGCTGACCGGGGGCAGTACGCCGAAGGCATCGCAGGTCAGGAAGATGATGTTTTTAGGATGATCCCCCTTGAGGCTCGGCTCGTGGTTTTCGATATGCTCGATGGGATAGGAAACGCGGGTGTTTTCCGTTTTGGAGCTGTCATCAAAATCGATCACGCCGTCGTCATTGGACACCACGTTCTCGAGCAGTGCGTTGCGGCGGATGGCGTTGTAGATCTCCGGCTCGCTCTCTTTCGAAAGGTTGATGCACTTGGCGTAGCAGCCGCCTTCGAAGTTGAAAATCCCGTCATCGTCCCAGCCGTGCTCGTCGTCGCCGATCAGCTTGCGCGAGGCATCGGTGGAGAGGGTGGTTTTGCCGGTGCCGGACAGGCCGAAGAACAGGCACACATCGCCGTCCTTGCCCACGTTGGCCGAGCAGTGCATGGAGAGGATCCCCTGCAGCGGCAGCCAGTAGTTCATCATGGTGAAGATGCCTTTTTTCATCTCACCGCCGTACCAGGTGCCGCCGATGATCGCCACATCCTTTTCGATGTTGAAGCTGACGAACACCTCGGAATTGAGGCCGTGGCGCTCCCAGTCGGCGTTGACCAGGTTGCTGGCGTTGTAGACGGTGAAGTCGGGCTTGAAATTCTTCAGCTCCTCTTCACTGGGGCGGATGAACATGTTCTTGACGAAATGAGACTGCCAGGCGAACTCGGTGATGAAACGCACCGCCTTGCGGGTTTTTTCGTTGGCGCCGCAGAAACCGTCGGTGACATAAAGATTTTTACCGTCGAGGTAGCTGGTCACCTCGCCGTAGAGTTCGTCGAAAACTTCGGGAGCCATGGGCTGGTTGATTTTGCCCCAGGCGATATGTTCGAAGGAAGGCTTCTGATGGACGAAATACTTGTCCTTGGGGGAGCGGCCGGTGAACTTGCCCGTGTCCACCATCATGGTACCGTTGGCGGCAACCCGCCCCTCCTCGTTGCGTGTCTCGTGCTCGAACAGCTCATCGTAGCCCAGGTTGTGGTAGATCTCGCCCACGCTGTTCAATCCCAACTCCTGCGCACTGACCTCTGCCTTGCCTGCGTTGTCCATGATGCTGACGCCTCCTGTCGGATGATCTTTTCAGATTTTTTTTCGCAGCCCCATCCGCGCACCGATACCGTGAATGGTCTTTTGCCACGTCTGTCACAGAAATGTGACTCTAACAAATTCAATCAAAATAAAAAAGCCCAAAGTGGTGGTAAAAAGCATCGCCAAAACAGGGGCAAGGGCAGATTTTCATAAACGATGAAAAGCATCTCGGGAGGGAAGTTCGTCCGCCTTCAAAGAAGTGAAACATCGGCCGTTCCAAACCTGCAGATCCGCAAGCACGCCGTCGGCCACGCGGGGCAGCGCCGCACTGACCTCGGGTGTCATTTCCAACCGCATTTCAATACAACCCGGCTGCACTCCCCACAACACCACCTCCTGCGGCAGATCGCCCTGCAGCTCGGCCACGGCGAGCAGATCCTTGAGCCCCATCTGGTGCACCGACAGCTTGTCGGCAAAGGCGCGCGGCACCTCATCGCCTGCCAGCCGGAACACCTCTCCCGGTTCAGCGCCCATATCCACCGCATCAACAAGAAGCAGGCGCGCGACCCCTTCAAAGCGCGGCAGCAGGTCGAGGCCCAGGGTTCCGCCATCGATCACCTCGACATCGGGATCGAAAACATACCTCTCCCGCAGGTACTCCACCACCTTGCCCCCGATCGCATCGTCAGCCATCAGGGCATTGCCCAAACCCAGTACCAGAATCGACATATTTCAGAGTTCCTCGGGATCGATATACTTGGATCCGCTGAACATGCTGCTGATGGTGCCGTTGGTTTCTTTGACGTCCATCAGCCAGGCGCTGTAGATGTGATTGATGACAAACCCGATCAAAAGCCACATGATGAAATGATGCCCCAGGCGCAGGTACGGCGCGCCGGGCCAGACCAGCATCCAGCCGAACAGCGTATCCCACAGCCCGCCCGGGGCAAACTGGCCGTAAAGGGCGAAGCCGCTGGCAATCTGCACAAAATACAGGGTAAACACCAGGGCATAAGCCAGGCAGGCCAGGGCGTTGTGACCGACCTCGTAAGGGATCTGCTTGCCGGTAAAGGTGTAATAGCGAAAAAATTTCATGGCGTTGGCGCGACCCTTCTGCGTCGCCCAGGGAAAAAACATGCGCCAGGAGGCATACGGGTTGCCGATCAGAAACCACAGTGCGCGAATCACCACCGAGACGGCAAACAGGTAAGCGAAAGCGAAGTGGAGAAAGCGCATCCAGCCCATGATCCAGGTGCCCTCGCCGGCACTCAAAAAGGGGTGGCCGATATAGAATCCGGTCAAGCTCAGGGCGGTGATGCTCACCACATTGAGCCAGTGCGACAGGCGAACCGGAAATTCCCATACATAGCGGATTTCTAGCATACGACCTCCTCGGCCTACACGACGCGGACGTTAACCACCTCATTCCCCCTGCCATCGAGCACATGCACCGCGCAGGCCAGGCAGGGATCGAAGGAGTGGATGGTGCGCAGGATCTCCAGCGGCTGTTCCTCGTTGGCGATGGGGGTGCCGATCAAAGCGGCTTCGTAGGGGCCGATCTGCCCCTTGGCGTCGCGCGGCCCGGCGTTCCAGGTGGAGGGCACGACGGCCTGGAAGTTGGCGATGGCGCCGTTTTCGATGCGCAGCCAATGCCCCAGCGCTCCACGCGGCGCCTCATGGAAGCCGTAGCCGAACACCTCTTTCGGCCAGGTTGAGGGCTCCCAGCGTTCTGCGTTATGCGTTTCGAGAATGCCGCGGCCCATGTTGTCGGCCAGCTGATCGAGCCAGGTTTCGGCTTTCTGCGCCAGCAGCAGGGTCTCCATGCCGCGCGCCGCGGTGCGCCCCAGGGTCGAGAACAGCACCTCGGCACCGACGTTGAGCTTGTTGAGGACAAAGTGAACGATCTCCTGCACCTGCGGCTGTCCGGCGGCGTAGGCCGTCACCATGCGGGCCAGCGGCCCCACCTCCATGGGCTGATCGTCGTAACGCGGTGCCTTGACCCAGCTGTATTTCGCTTCCGTATCGAGAAAATCGTAGGGCGGCTTGGGGCCGGTGTAGTTGGGCACCGTCTCCCCTTTAAACGGATGCAGGCCGCGCTGGTCGCCATCGGCGTATTCGTACCAGGAGCGGGTGACATATTCGGCGATCTTTTCCTGGTCCACCGGCAGTACCCGCGTGAGATCCCGCCCCATGACAATGCCTCGCGGCATGAAAAAGCTGTCCGGCCCGCCGTTTTCGCGGTCGGGATAATCGCCGTAGCAGAGGAAGTTGCCGACGCCGCCCCCCACCTGCGCCCAATCGGTATAGAACGACGCTATCGCCAGCAGATCGGGGATATAGGCCTGCTCGGTGAAGGCGCGCGCCTTGCGGAAGAATTTGCGCAGCTGCGCGATCTTGTCGGCGTTGAGGGCATTCTGGCTGTCGGGATCAATGGGGATCGCCATGCCGCCCACCAGGAAGGTCTGCGGATGCGGGTTTTTCGAGCCGAGGATGGCGTGGATCTTGATGATCTCCTTCTGCAGGTCGAGTGCATCGAGATAATGGGCCACCGCCATCAGGTTGGCTTCCGGGGGCAGCTTGTAGGCCGAATGCCCCCAGTAGGCGTTCTGGAACGGCCCCAGCCGTCCCGTGCCGGCAAAAGCCTTGATCTTGTCCTGCACGGTTTTGAAGTAGGCGGTGCTGGAACGCGGATAGTCGGAGATGGACTGGGCCAACCTGCTGGTAGCGGCCGGGTCCGCCGACAGGGCGCTGACGATATCGACCCAGTCGAGGGCATGCAGGTGATAGAAGTGAACGATGTGATCCTGGATGTTCTGCGCCGCCATGATCAGGTTGCGGATCAGGCGGGCATTGTCCGGCACCTGGATGCCGAGAGCATGCTCCACCGCACGGATACTGGCCATGGAGTGCACGGTGGTGCACACCCCGCAGAAACGCTGGGTGAAATGATGGGCGTCACGGGGGTCGCGCCCCTTGAGGATGGTTTCGATACCGCGGAACGCCGTGGAAGAACTCCAGGCATCGACAATGCGGCCGTTTTCGATACGGGCCTCGATGCGCAGGTGCCCCTCGATGCGGGTAATGGGATCAACAACAATTTTGCGCGACATCGATCAATCCTCCTTGATAATCTTTTCGGCTTCGTGTTGGTCCGTTTTGCGGAATGCGCTCACTACGCCGTGCGCACCGAACGCCAGCGCCGTCGCCGCCGCCAGACCGAGGCCGATCTTGTCAGCGGTCGCTTCAATGCCGAAACCGGGCACATTGGGCAGGCGCCGGTAGAAGGGCGTCATGCTGTCCCAGAATCCCGGCTCGGAGCAGCCGATGCAGCCATGCCCTGCCATCACCGGCCAGCTCAGGCCGTCGTTGTAGCGCACCGTCGGGCAGTTGTGCCAGGTCTCGGGGCCTTTGCAGCCCAGCTTGTACAGGCACCACCCCTGGCGATGGCCGTAATCGCCGAAGGTTTCGGCATACTGGCCGGCATCGAAATGCCCGCGCCGCTCACAGTTGTCGTGAATGCGCTTGCCGTAGGCGAAGCGGGGGCGGCCGAAACGGTCCGCCGCCGGCAGACGGCCGAAAGTGAGAAAATGAACCAGGGCTGCCGACAGGTTGGCGGCATTGACCGGGCAACCGGGCAGGTTGAGAACCGTCGCGTTGGGCACCACTTCCTTGACGGAACGCGCCTCGGTGGGGTTGGGCGCCGCCGCCGGCAGTCCACCGAAGGTGGCGCAGGTTCCCACGGCGATGGTGGCCAGGGCGTTGCCGCACACCTTGCGGGTGATCTCTTCGGCACTCTGCCCGGCGACAGTGCAGTAGGCACCGCTCTTACCGGTGGGGATCGATCCCTCAACGATGGCGATATAGCGCCCTTTGTACTTCTCCATGGCCTGATGCCTGGCTTCTTCCGCCTGGTGTCCGGCGGCGGCCATGACGATCTCGGCGTACTCGAGGGAGATGGTGTCGAGGATGATCTGCACGGCGGTCGGTGCGCTGGAGCGCAGGAAGGCCTCCGAGTCGCCACTGCAGCTCTGGAATTCCAGCCAGATCACCGGCGGGCGGGTATCGTCCTGTTCCAGCGCCGCGGCGATGCGCGGCATGAAGGTCACGGGGAGGGCCAGGGTGGCGGCCATGGTGGAGCAGAAGGTGAGAAAATCGCGGCGACTCACGCCCCGCGCCTCCCATGTGCGCAACGTCTCTTCGGGAATGGCCGCCATCGCGGATTCGGCCTCTGTCTGCCGGCTCATGAAT
Protein-coding sequences here:
- the cybH gene encoding Ni/Fe-hydrogenase, b-type cytochrome subunit, with translation MLEIRYVWEFPVRLSHWLNVVSITALSLTGFYIGHPFLSAGEGTWIMGWMRFLHFAFAYLFAVSVVIRALWFLIGNPYASWRMFFPWATQKGRANAMKFFRYYTFTGKQIPYEVGHNALACLAYALVFTLYFVQIASGFALYGQFAPGGLWDTLFGWMLVWPGAPYLRLGHHFIMWLLIGFVINHIYSAWLMDVKETNGTISSMFSGSKYIDPEEL
- a CDS encoding nickel-dependent hydrogenase large subunit; the encoded protein is MSRKIVVDPITRIEGHLRIEARIENGRIVDAWSSSTAFRGIETILKGRDPRDAHHFTQRFCGVCTTVHSMASIRAVEHALGIQVPDNARLIRNLIMAAQNIQDHIVHFYHLHALDWVDIVSALSADPAATSRLAQSISDYPRSSTAYFKTVQDKIKAFAGTGRLGPFQNAYWGHSAYKLPPEANLMAVAHYLDALDLQKEIIKIHAILGSKNPHPQTFLVGGMAIPIDPDSQNALNADKIAQLRKFFRKARAFTEQAYIPDLLAIASFYTDWAQVGGGVGNFLCYGDYPDRENGGPDSFFMPRGIVMGRDLTRVLPVDQEKIAEYVTRSWYEYADGDQRGLHPFKGETVPNYTGPKPPYDFLDTEAKYSWVKAPRYDDQPMEVGPLARMVTAYAAGQPQVQEIVHFVLNKLNVGAEVLFSTLGRTAARGMETLLLAQKAETWLDQLADNMGRGILETHNAERWEPSTWPKEVFGYGFHEAPRGALGHWLRIENGAIANFQAVVPSTWNAGPRDAKGQIGPYEAALIGTPIANEEQPLEILRTIHSFDPCLACAVHVLDGRGNEVVNVRVV
- a CDS encoding hydrogenase small subunit; translated protein: MAAIPEETLRTWEARGVSRRDFLTFCSTMAATLALPVTFMPRIAAALEQDDTRPPVIWLEFQSCSGDSEAFLRSSAPTAVQIILDTISLEYAEIVMAAAGHQAEEARHQAMEKYKGRYIAIVEGSIPTGKSGAYCTVAGQSAEEITRKVCGNALATIAVGTCATFGGLPAAAPNPTEARSVKEVVPNATVLNLPGCPVNAANLSAALVHFLTFGRLPAADRFGRPRFAYGKRIHDNCERRGHFDAGQYAETFGDYGHRQGWCLYKLGCKGPETWHNCPTVRYNDGLSWPVMAGHGCIGCSEPGFWDSMTPFYRRLPNVPGFGIEATADKIGLGLAAATALAFGAHGVVSAFRKTDQHEAEKIIKED
- a CDS encoding HyaD/HybD family hydrogenase maturation endopeptidase; its protein translation is MSILVLGLGNALMADDAIGGKVVEYLRERYVFDPDVEVIDGGTLGLDLLPRFEGVARLLLVDAVDMGAEPGEVFRLAGDEVPRAFADKLSVHQMGLKDLLAVAELQGDLPQEVVLWGVQPGCIEMRLEMTPEVSAALPRVADGVLADLQVWNGRCFTSLKADELPSRDAFHRL
- the pckA gene encoding phosphoenolpyruvate carboxykinase (ATP); the protein is MDNAGKAEVSAQELGLNSVGEIYHNLGYDELFEHETRNEEGRVAANGTMMVDTGKFTGRSPKDKYFVHQKPSFEHIAWGKINQPMAPEVFDELYGEVTSYLDGKNLYVTDGFCGANEKTRKAVRFITEFAWQSHFVKNMFIRPSEEELKNFKPDFTVYNASNLVNADWERHGLNSEVFVSFNIEKDVAIIGGTWYGGEMKKGIFTMMNYWLPLQGILSMHCSANVGKDGDVCLFFGLSGTGKTTLSTDASRKLIGDDEHGWDDDGIFNFEGGCYAKCINLSKESEPEIYNAIRRNALLENVVSNDDGVIDFDDSSKTENTRVSYPIEHIENHEPSLKGDHPKNIIFLTCDAFGVLPPVSKLTKEQAMYYFLSGYTAKVAGTERGVTEPQATFSACFGEAFLPLPPTVYAKLLGEKMEKHNVNAYLVNTGWVGGGYGVGKRMSIKATRACVNAILDGSIEKAEFEQTRWFRLNIPKALPGVDSALLNPRNAWPNKEDFDNSANRLAGMFIDNFKKYIKDSDDFDFTQAGPRR